One window of the Gopherus evgoodei ecotype Sinaloan lineage unplaced genomic scaffold, rGopEvg1_v1.p scaffold_36_arrow_ctg1, whole genome shotgun sequence genome contains the following:
- the LOC115641919 gene encoding putative olfactory receptor 52P1 has product MADFNLTNFDPSTFILMGIPGLEAAHIWISIPFSMLYIIGLLGNFMVLFVVGKEQTLHKPMYLLLCMLALTDICSSTSVMLMALCIFWFNLKGITVGGCFTQMFFIHMFPVMQSAVFVAMAFDRYVAICNPLRYATVLTKARIAKLGLVGLIRAVLIVLPMPLLLSRQPFCANHIIPHTYCEHITVVKMACVDATVNRTYGLVMAFVVSGLDLTLVVLSYSLIIRAILRISSKKAYEKALNTCTAHLCVMLTSFTLFFFSALTHRFGQHISLHVRIILANLFFLLPPIFNSFIYGVKIQELRDKVVKYTCRKGLRL; this is encoded by the coding sequence ATGGCAGATTTCAACCTCACTAACTTTGACCCATCAACATTCATCCTAATGGGCATCCCTGGCCTAGAAGCTGCTCACATttggatttccatccctttctctatGCTGTACATAATCGGCCTGTTGGGAAATTTCATGGTTCTGTTTGTTGTAGGGAAAGAGCAGACCCTGCACAAGCCGATGTACCTGCTACTCTGCATGCTGGCGCTCACAGACATTTGCTCGTCTACCTCCGTCATGCTGATGGCACTAtgtatattttggttcaatttgaaaGGCATTACTGTGGGTGGCTGCTtcacccagatgttcttcatTCACATGTTTCCTGTTATGCAGTCAGCCGTCTTCGTGGCAATGGCCTTTGATCGCTATGTTGCCATATGTAACCCTCTGAGATACGCCACCGTCCTCACCAAAGCACGAATAGCAAAGCTGGGGCTTGTAGGTTTGATAAGAGCTGTTCTCATCGTACTGCCCATGCCCCTTCTCCTGAGCaggcagccattctgtgccaaccACATTATCCCCCACACGTACTGTGAGCATATAACTGTGGTGAAGATGGCATGTGTGGACGCCACTGTCAACAGGACATATGGCTTGGTGATGGCATTTGTAGTCTCTGGGTTAGATCTGACACTGGTTGTCCTGTCCTACAGTCTGATCATCAGGGCCATCCTCAGAATCTCCTCCAAGAAAGCTTATGAGAAAGCCCTGAACACCTGCACAGCCCACCTCTGTGTGATGCTGACATCTTTTACtctcttctttttctctgctCTGACACACCGGTTTGGTCAGCATATCAGTCTCCATGTTCGCATCATCTTGGCcaatctcttcttcctcctcccccccatattCAACTCATTTATTTATGGGGTCAAAATCCAAGAGCTTCGTGACAAAGTGGTCAAATACACCTGCAGAAAGGGCCTCAGACTTTAA